A genome region from Hoplias malabaricus isolate fHopMal1 chromosome 8, fHopMal1.hap1, whole genome shotgun sequence includes the following:
- the osr1 gene encoding protein odd-skipped-related 1 isoform X1 gives MVISTMGSKTLPAPVPLHPSLQLANYSLLQTSSGFQLPADPMPAVYSFSALHAVHLQHWTLGYPPFGLPRCTFSKLPALVDARFPLPSLPILPQIVHPAKQDAAKSKPRFDFANLAAAATQEEPLKAEDLSVTGSGARAPSLGCLLDAAAKLSSPERKPTRGRLPSKTKKEFVCKFCGRHFTKSYNLLIHERTHTDERPYTCDICHKAFRRQDHLRDHRYIHSKEKPFKCQECGKGFCQSRTLAVHKTLHMQVKELKPAKIK, from the exons AT GGTAATCTCCACCATGGGCAGTAAGACACTCCCCGCGCCCGTGCCTCTGCACCCGTCGCTCCAGCTCGCCAACTACTCCCTCCTCCAGACGTCCAGTGGATTCCAGCTGCCGGCAGACCCCATGCCAGCTGTGTACAGCTTCAGCGCTCTTCACGCCGTGCACCTGCAGCACTGGACGCTCGGTTACCCGCCGTTCGGCCTCCCCCGTTGCACCTTCTCCAAGCTCCCGGCTCTGGTGGACGCTCGCTTCCCGCTGCCCTCCCTCCCGATCCTGCCTCAGATCGTCCACCCGGCGAAACAGGACGCCGCCAAGAGCAAACCGCGCTTTGACTTTGCCAACCTGGCCGCTGCCGCCACGCAGGAGGAGCCCCTAAAAGCAGAGGACCTGAGTGTGACGGGCTCCGGAGCCAGGGCCCCGTCCCTCGGATGCCTGCTGGACGCCGCTGCCAAGCTGTCGTCCCCAGAGAGGAAGCCCACCCGCGGACGCCTGCCCTCCAAAACCAAGAAGGAGTTTGTATGCAAGTTCTGCGGCCGGCACTTCACCAAGTCGTACAATCTGCTGATCCACGAGCGCACGCACACGGACGAGAGGCCCTACACCTGCGACATCTGCCACAAGGCTTTCCGGAGGCAGGACCACCTTCGAGACCACCG GTACATCCACTCCAAAGAGAAGCCGTTCAAATGCCAAGAATGTGGAAAAGGTTTCTGTCAGTCCCGGACGCTCGCAGTCCACAAAACGCTGCACATGCAAGTCAAAGAGCTGAAGCCGGCCAAGATAAAGTGA
- the osr1 gene encoding protein odd-skipped-related 1 isoform X2 produces MGSKTLPAPVPLHPSLQLANYSLLQTSSGFQLPADPMPAVYSFSALHAVHLQHWTLGYPPFGLPRCTFSKLPALVDARFPLPSLPILPQIVHPAKQDAAKSKPRFDFANLAAAATQEEPLKAEDLSVTGSGARAPSLGCLLDAAAKLSSPERKPTRGRLPSKTKKEFVCKFCGRHFTKSYNLLIHERTHTDERPYTCDICHKAFRRQDHLRDHRYIHSKEKPFKCQECGKGFCQSRTLAVHKTLHMQVKELKPAKIK; encoded by the exons ATGGGCAGTAAGACACTCCCCGCGCCCGTGCCTCTGCACCCGTCGCTCCAGCTCGCCAACTACTCCCTCCTCCAGACGTCCAGTGGATTCCAGCTGCCGGCAGACCCCATGCCAGCTGTGTACAGCTTCAGCGCTCTTCACGCCGTGCACCTGCAGCACTGGACGCTCGGTTACCCGCCGTTCGGCCTCCCCCGTTGCACCTTCTCCAAGCTCCCGGCTCTGGTGGACGCTCGCTTCCCGCTGCCCTCCCTCCCGATCCTGCCTCAGATCGTCCACCCGGCGAAACAGGACGCCGCCAAGAGCAAACCGCGCTTTGACTTTGCCAACCTGGCCGCTGCCGCCACGCAGGAGGAGCCCCTAAAAGCAGAGGACCTGAGTGTGACGGGCTCCGGAGCCAGGGCCCCGTCCCTCGGATGCCTGCTGGACGCCGCTGCCAAGCTGTCGTCCCCAGAGAGGAAGCCCACCCGCGGACGCCTGCCCTCCAAAACCAAGAAGGAGTTTGTATGCAAGTTCTGCGGCCGGCACTTCACCAAGTCGTACAATCTGCTGATCCACGAGCGCACGCACACGGACGAGAGGCCCTACACCTGCGACATCTGCCACAAGGCTTTCCGGAGGCAGGACCACCTTCGAGACCACCG GTACATCCACTCCAAAGAGAAGCCGTTCAAATGCCAAGAATGTGGAAAAGGTTTCTGTCAGTCCCGGACGCTCGCAGTCCACAAAACGCTGCACATGCAAGTCAAAGAGCTGAAGCCGGCCAAGATAAAGTGA